The following proteins are encoded in a genomic region of Primulina huaijiensis isolate GDHJ02 chromosome 3, ASM1229523v2, whole genome shotgun sequence:
- the LOC140972913 gene encoding pentatricopeptide repeat-containing protein At1g74900, mitochondrial: protein MAVVPNRIAKLHRPFTSSLSKPPSPQPPPPDPTTITDLILGSENQQSLTQTLHSLNLWIPSLVHAILKRLWNHGPKALQFFNALDCHPLYSHSATAFDYAIDIAARMRDYRTIWALMRRMRTQNLGPTTKTFAIILERYVSNGKADKAVKIFLSMHEYGCQQNLGSFNAFLDVLCKSKRAEMAYKLLKIFRGRFRADVISYNVIANGFCLRKQTPKALEVLREMIERRLQPTLTTYNTLLKGYFRAGQLKEGWEFFLQMKKRKIDIDVVSYTTIVHGFGVVGEVEKAKKVFDEMVGAGVLPSVATYNAMIQVLCKKGSVENAIVMFDEMLRKGYVPNAVTYNLVIRGLCHAGKMEMAIDYMNKMKDDCEPTIQSFNVIIRYYCDDGEIEKALELFKKMNGGSVLPNLDTYNILISSLFVRKKSDDMLLAGKLLIEMVERGYLPRKFTLNRVLNGLLLTGNQEFAKYILRMQSKFGRLPRQFRL, encoded by the coding sequence ATGGCCGTTGTACCTAACAGAATCGCCAAACTGCACCGCCCCTTCACCTCTTCCCTTTCAAAACCACCGTCGCCCCAGCCGCCACCGCCGGACCCCACTACCATCACCGACCTAATCCTCGGTTCAGAAAACCAGCAATCGTTGACTCAAACCCTCCACTCTCTCAACCTATGGATCCCAAGTTTAGTCCACGCAATTCTCAAACGCCTCTGGAACCACGGCCCCAAAGCCCTTCAATTCTTCAACGCTCTCGACTGCCACCCTCTCTATTCCCACTCTGCCACCGCCTTTGACTATGCTATTGACATCGCTGCACGAATGCGGGACTACAGAACCATCTGGGCCCTCATGCGCCGTATGAGAACTCAAAATTTGGGTCCCACCACCAAAACCTTCGCCATTATCTTGGAAAGGTACGTCTCTAATGGGAAAGCTGATAAAGCGGTTAAGATCTTCTTGTCGATGCATGAATATGGTTGCCAACAGAATTTAGGCTCGTTTAATGCGTTTCTTGATGTGTTATGTAAGTCGAAACGGGCTGAAATGGCATATAAATTGCTTAAGATTTTCAGGGGTAGGTTTAGGGCTGACGTTATTAGCTATAATGTGATTGCAAATGGGTTCTGCCTAAGGAAGCAAACGCCGAAGGCGCTGGAAGTTTTGAGGGAGATGATTGAGAGGCGTTTGCAGCCCACTTTAACTACTTATAATACACTGCTTAAGGGGTATTTTAGAGCTGGACAACTTAAGGAAGGTTGGGAATTTTTCTTACAAatgaagaagaggaagattgATATAGATGTTGTCAGTTATACGACTATAGTTCATGGATTTGGTGTTGTAGGTGAAGTCGAGAAGGCAAAAAAAGTGTTCGATGAAATGGTGGGAGCTGGGGTTCTTCCATCTGTTGCTACTTACAATGCTATGATTCAAGTTTTATGCAAGAAAGGTAGTGTAGAAAATGCAATCGTGATGTTTGATGAAATGTTGAGGAAGGGTTACGTTCCAAACGCCGTTACTTATAATTTAGTTATTAGAGGGCTGTGTCATGCAGGGAAAATGGAAATGGCCAttgattatatgaataaaatgaAAGATGATTGTGAGCCAACCATTCAGTCGTTTAATGTCATCATTCGGTATTATTGCGATGATGGAGAAATAGAGAAGGCTTTGGAGCTCTTCAAGAAGATGAATGGTGGAAGTGTTTTGCCTAATTTGGATACTTacaatatcttgatcagttcACTGTTTGTGAGGAAAAAGTCGGATGATATGTTGCTTGCTGGGAAGTTACTGATAGAAATGGTTGAGAGAGGGTACTTACCTCGGAAATTTACACTAAATCGGGTTCTGAACGGTCTTCTACTTACCGGTAATCAAGAGTTTGCGAAATATATTTTAAGGATGCAGAGTAAATTTGGCCGTCTTCCTCGGCAATTCAGATTATGA
- the LOC140974635 gene encoding pyridoxine/pyridoxamine 5'-phosphate oxidase 1, chloroplastic-like, protein MPSIHHLESMSRLTQKQAAEIEELLVGRHGFCLDQLMIYKSSEYTRVLATCGPGDNAGKGLPAARHLHHFGRKLQGCYPNPLYMDLVTQLESLVL, encoded by the exons ATGCCCTCAATTCACCACCTGGAATCCATGTCCCGCTTAACACAGAAGCAAGCTGCTGAAATCGAAGAATTACTCGTGGGCCGTCATGGTTTCTGCCTGGATCAGCTCATG ATCTACAAGTCAAGTGAATATACCCGTGTACTTGCAACTTGCGGTCCTGGAGACAATGCCGGCAAAGGACTCCCAGCTGCTCGTCATTTGCACCATTTTGGACGTAAATTGCAAGGTTGTTATCCTAATCCCCTCTATATGGATCTGGTGACTCAg CTTGAATCATTGGTTCTGTAA
- the LOC140972912 gene encoding xylose isomerase-like isoform X2: protein MLVLKFNLRDLFLLTTIRMKSAVFLLLVLFLNGVANIVTAAAPPTCPADVESDCANGSGDWEGEFFPGIPKIKYEGPSSKNHLAYKWYNAEEEILGKKMKDWMRFSVAFWHTFRGTGGDPFGAPTKIWPWEDGTDSLAMAKRRMRANFEFINKLGVDRWCFHDRDISPAGKTIKETNANLDAVVALAKELQGTKIRPLWGTAQLFHHPRFMHGAATSSELGVYAYSAAQVKKAMEVTHYLGGENYVFWGGREGYQSLLNTDMERELDHMARFFEAAVEYKKKIGFNGTLLIEPKPQEPTKHQYDWDAATAANFLRKYGLIDEFKLNIECNHATLSGHSCHHELETSRINGVLGNIDANTGDPQVGWDTDQFMMDVGEATSVMLTVIKNGGLAPGGFNFDAKLRRESTDVEDLFIAHIAGMDTLARGLRNAAKLIEDGSLAELVRKRYQSFDSELGAQIEAGKTDFELLEKKAMEWGEPVVASAKQELAEMIFQAAL, encoded by the exons ATGttggttttgaaatttaatttgag AGACCTTTTTCTGCTCACGACGATACGAATGAAGAGTGCAGTCTTCTTGTTATTGGTTCTTTTTCTTAACGGGGTCGCTAATATAGTG ACTGCCGCTGCACCGCCAACGTGTCCTGCAGATGTTGAGAGTGATTGTGCCAATGGTTCTGGTGACTGGGAAGGGGAGTTCTTCCCAGGTATTCCGAAGATTAAATATGAG GGTCCTTCCAGCAAGAATCATCTCGCATATAAATGGTATAATGCGGAGGAGGAAATTCTTGGGAAAAAGATGAAG GACTGGATGAGATTCAGTGTTGCCTTTTGGCATACTTTCCGTGGAACTGGGGGTGATCCGTTTGGAGCACCAACAAAGATATGGCCATGGGAAGATGGCACCGATTCTTTGGCGATGGCTAAGAGAAGAA TGAGAGCAAACTTTGAGTTCATAAACAAGCTTGGCGTAGACAGATGGTGCTTCCACGATCGGGACATATCTCCAGCTGGTAAAACTATCAAG GAAACTAATGCTAACTTGGATGCAGTGGTGGCTCTTGCCAAGGAGCTTCAG GGAACAAAGATTCGTCCGTTGTGGGGTACTGCCCAGTTGTTCCACCATCCTCGGTTCATGCACGGAGCTGCAACTAG CTCTGAACTAGGAGTATATGCATACTCTGCAGCACAGGTCAAGAAAGCCATGGAG GTTACACATTATCTTGGTGGAGAAAACTATGTATTTTGGGGTGGCCGTGAGGGTTATCAATCTCTTTTGAACACAGACATGGAAAGAGAGCTCGATCATATG GCAAGGTTTTTCGAAGCAGCTGTGGAgtataagaaaaaaattggaTTTAATG GTACACTTCTTATTGAACCAAAACCCCAAGAGCCTACAAAGCATCA GTATGACTGGGACGCAGCAACAGCTGCTAATTTCCTTCGAAAATATGGATTGATAG ACGAATTTAAACTTAACATCGAGTGCAACCATGCAACTCTGTCTGGTCACAG CTGTCATCACGAGCTCGAGACTTCAAGAATCAACGGTGTGCTGGGGAATATTGATGCAAACACTGGCGACCCTCAAGTTG GTTGGGATACAGACCAGTTTATGATGGATGTAGGAGAAGCAACATCGGTTATGCTCACTGTTATTAAAAAT GGAGGACTTGCACCGGGAGGATTCAATTTTGATGCAAAACT GCGAAGAGAAAGCACAGATGTTGAAGACTTGTTCATTGCTCACATTGCTGGCATGGACACTTTGGCTCGTGGGCTCCGAAATGCTGCCAAGTTAATCGAG GATGGTTCCCTTGCTGAGCTTGTTCGCAAGAGGTATCAAAGTTTTGACTCTGAACTGGGGGCTCAAATAGAG GCTGGAAAAACAGACTTTGAGTTGCTGGAGAAGAAGGCCATGGAATGGGGAGAACCCGTGGTTGCTTCTGCTAAGCAG GAGTTGGCTGAGATGATCTTCCAGGCTGCCCTGTGA
- the LOC140972912 gene encoding xylose isomerase-like isoform X3 — protein sequence MKSAVFLLLVLFLNGVANIVTAAAPPTCPADVESDCANGSGDWEGEFFPGIPKIKYEGPSSKNHLAYKWYNAEEEILGKKMKDWMRFSVAFWHTFRGTGGDPFGAPTKIWPWEDGTDSLAMAKRRMRANFEFINKLGVDRWCFHDRDISPAGKTIKETNANLDAVVALAKELQGTKIRPLWGTAQLFHHPRFMHGAATSSELGVYAYSAAQVKKAMEVTHYLGGENYVFWGGREGYQSLLNTDMERELDHMARFFEAAVEYKKKIGFNGTLLIEPKPQEPTKHQYDWDAATAANFLRKYGLIDEFKLNIECNHATLSGHSCHHELETSRINGVLGNIDANTGDPQVGWDTDQFMMDVGEATSVMLTVIKNGGLAPGGFNFDAKLRRESTDVEDLFIAHIAGMDTLARGLRNAAKLIEDGSLAELVRKRYQSFDSELGAQIEAGKTDFELLEKKAMEWGEPVVASAKQELAEMIFQAAL from the exons ATGAAGAGTGCAGTCTTCTTGTTATTGGTTCTTTTTCTTAACGGGGTCGCTAATATAGTG ACTGCCGCTGCACCGCCAACGTGTCCTGCAGATGTTGAGAGTGATTGTGCCAATGGTTCTGGTGACTGGGAAGGGGAGTTCTTCCCAGGTATTCCGAAGATTAAATATGAG GGTCCTTCCAGCAAGAATCATCTCGCATATAAATGGTATAATGCGGAGGAGGAAATTCTTGGGAAAAAGATGAAG GACTGGATGAGATTCAGTGTTGCCTTTTGGCATACTTTCCGTGGAACTGGGGGTGATCCGTTTGGAGCACCAACAAAGATATGGCCATGGGAAGATGGCACCGATTCTTTGGCGATGGCTAAGAGAAGAA TGAGAGCAAACTTTGAGTTCATAAACAAGCTTGGCGTAGACAGATGGTGCTTCCACGATCGGGACATATCTCCAGCTGGTAAAACTATCAAG GAAACTAATGCTAACTTGGATGCAGTGGTGGCTCTTGCCAAGGAGCTTCAG GGAACAAAGATTCGTCCGTTGTGGGGTACTGCCCAGTTGTTCCACCATCCTCGGTTCATGCACGGAGCTGCAACTAG CTCTGAACTAGGAGTATATGCATACTCTGCAGCACAGGTCAAGAAAGCCATGGAG GTTACACATTATCTTGGTGGAGAAAACTATGTATTTTGGGGTGGCCGTGAGGGTTATCAATCTCTTTTGAACACAGACATGGAAAGAGAGCTCGATCATATG GCAAGGTTTTTCGAAGCAGCTGTGGAgtataagaaaaaaattggaTTTAATG GTACACTTCTTATTGAACCAAAACCCCAAGAGCCTACAAAGCATCA GTATGACTGGGACGCAGCAACAGCTGCTAATTTCCTTCGAAAATATGGATTGATAG ACGAATTTAAACTTAACATCGAGTGCAACCATGCAACTCTGTCTGGTCACAG CTGTCATCACGAGCTCGAGACTTCAAGAATCAACGGTGTGCTGGGGAATATTGATGCAAACACTGGCGACCCTCAAGTTG GTTGGGATACAGACCAGTTTATGATGGATGTAGGAGAAGCAACATCGGTTATGCTCACTGTTATTAAAAAT GGAGGACTTGCACCGGGAGGATTCAATTTTGATGCAAAACT GCGAAGAGAAAGCACAGATGTTGAAGACTTGTTCATTGCTCACATTGCTGGCATGGACACTTTGGCTCGTGGGCTCCGAAATGCTGCCAAGTTAATCGAG GATGGTTCCCTTGCTGAGCTTGTTCGCAAGAGGTATCAAAGTTTTGACTCTGAACTGGGGGCTCAAATAGAG GCTGGAAAAACAGACTTTGAGTTGCTGGAGAAGAAGGCCATGGAATGGGGAGAACCCGTGGTTGCTTCTGCTAAGCAG GAGTTGGCTGAGATGATCTTCCAGGCTGCCCTGTGA
- the LOC140972912 gene encoding xylose isomerase-like isoform X1, producing MKYRFPNKFKLDLFLLTTIRMKSAVFLLLVLFLNGVANIVTAAAPPTCPADVESDCANGSGDWEGEFFPGIPKIKYEGPSSKNHLAYKWYNAEEEILGKKMKDWMRFSVAFWHTFRGTGGDPFGAPTKIWPWEDGTDSLAMAKRRMRANFEFINKLGVDRWCFHDRDISPAGKTIKETNANLDAVVALAKELQGTKIRPLWGTAQLFHHPRFMHGAATSSELGVYAYSAAQVKKAMEVTHYLGGENYVFWGGREGYQSLLNTDMERELDHMARFFEAAVEYKKKIGFNGTLLIEPKPQEPTKHQYDWDAATAANFLRKYGLIDEFKLNIECNHATLSGHSCHHELETSRINGVLGNIDANTGDPQVGWDTDQFMMDVGEATSVMLTVIKNGGLAPGGFNFDAKLRRESTDVEDLFIAHIAGMDTLARGLRNAAKLIEDGSLAELVRKRYQSFDSELGAQIEAGKTDFELLEKKAMEWGEPVVASAKQELAEMIFQAAL from the exons ATGAAATATCGGTTCCCAAATAAGTTTAAATT AGACCTTTTTCTGCTCACGACGATACGAATGAAGAGTGCAGTCTTCTTGTTATTGGTTCTTTTTCTTAACGGGGTCGCTAATATAGTG ACTGCCGCTGCACCGCCAACGTGTCCTGCAGATGTTGAGAGTGATTGTGCCAATGGTTCTGGTGACTGGGAAGGGGAGTTCTTCCCAGGTATTCCGAAGATTAAATATGAG GGTCCTTCCAGCAAGAATCATCTCGCATATAAATGGTATAATGCGGAGGAGGAAATTCTTGGGAAAAAGATGAAG GACTGGATGAGATTCAGTGTTGCCTTTTGGCATACTTTCCGTGGAACTGGGGGTGATCCGTTTGGAGCACCAACAAAGATATGGCCATGGGAAGATGGCACCGATTCTTTGGCGATGGCTAAGAGAAGAA TGAGAGCAAACTTTGAGTTCATAAACAAGCTTGGCGTAGACAGATGGTGCTTCCACGATCGGGACATATCTCCAGCTGGTAAAACTATCAAG GAAACTAATGCTAACTTGGATGCAGTGGTGGCTCTTGCCAAGGAGCTTCAG GGAACAAAGATTCGTCCGTTGTGGGGTACTGCCCAGTTGTTCCACCATCCTCGGTTCATGCACGGAGCTGCAACTAG CTCTGAACTAGGAGTATATGCATACTCTGCAGCACAGGTCAAGAAAGCCATGGAG GTTACACATTATCTTGGTGGAGAAAACTATGTATTTTGGGGTGGCCGTGAGGGTTATCAATCTCTTTTGAACACAGACATGGAAAGAGAGCTCGATCATATG GCAAGGTTTTTCGAAGCAGCTGTGGAgtataagaaaaaaattggaTTTAATG GTACACTTCTTATTGAACCAAAACCCCAAGAGCCTACAAAGCATCA GTATGACTGGGACGCAGCAACAGCTGCTAATTTCCTTCGAAAATATGGATTGATAG ACGAATTTAAACTTAACATCGAGTGCAACCATGCAACTCTGTCTGGTCACAG CTGTCATCACGAGCTCGAGACTTCAAGAATCAACGGTGTGCTGGGGAATATTGATGCAAACACTGGCGACCCTCAAGTTG GTTGGGATACAGACCAGTTTATGATGGATGTAGGAGAAGCAACATCGGTTATGCTCACTGTTATTAAAAAT GGAGGACTTGCACCGGGAGGATTCAATTTTGATGCAAAACT GCGAAGAGAAAGCACAGATGTTGAAGACTTGTTCATTGCTCACATTGCTGGCATGGACACTTTGGCTCGTGGGCTCCGAAATGCTGCCAAGTTAATCGAG GATGGTTCCCTTGCTGAGCTTGTTCGCAAGAGGTATCAAAGTTTTGACTCTGAACTGGGGGCTCAAATAGAG GCTGGAAAAACAGACTTTGAGTTGCTGGAGAAGAAGGCCATGGAATGGGGAGAACCCGTGGTTGCTTCTGCTAAGCAG GAGTTGGCTGAGATGATCTTCCAGGCTGCCCTGTGA
- the LOC140972911 gene encoding uncharacterized protein: protein MDADEKLKALKKAYADIILNISKEAAGRVTASEGKAVRYKHELKVAKEEGLRMLTRLKQMMDSKVHKAEAASVNQHKKIEELEAQLNEAEDIVRDLREEVTVVLDELERVKNDNMRLINEVDAPFSQKIAVENPIYSYQSSTSPPPKSLDESAIASDATIPYLCKTNSCSKCHNGTTCFCHSYIGNTDLPSIILGGVESRLYRKGCSQRIHACERNSLKRNMSLLGEIDKVKGKSLNELENKRLRDVKYRSFNPFLQKRKRTYRKRKIITPLSGRKSDILLKLEHLHELSARNNPRPVEISHSNEEHLRLVSRLPPDKDEQQTSLRCSEYSEKDEAKTDKDNELIEEMLSCKETGVEESLPSLDRKMEVEKVDVASHSLYDTTTGLPSQPNRERVIKITFERKRKRKDFSGSGENVSLRTEERIGDKQNGHQDLELPEPGLVLESLRDGVSNLVLESKVNRQMALVARQLVALSETKWWD, encoded by the exons ATGGACGCCGACGAG AAATTGAAGGCGTTGAAGAAGGCCTATGCAGATATAATTTTGAACATATCTAAGGAGGCGGCAGGAAGGGTTACAGCTTCTGAGGGGAAGGCAGTGAGGTATAAGCATGAGTTGAAGGTGGCAAAAGAGGAGGGCTTACGGATGTTGACGCGCCTGAAGCAAATGATGGATTCTAAG GTTCATAAAGCGGAAGCAGCATCAGTGAATCAGCACAAGAAGATTGAGGAACTTGAAGCTCAACTTAATGAAGCTGAGGATATTGTAAGAGATCTCAGAGAAGAGGTGACTGTAGTGCTTGATGAGCTGGAAAGGGTAAAAAACGACAATATGCGTCTCATTAACGAAGTCGATGCCcctttttcacaaaaaatagcTGTTGAGAATCCTATTTATTCATATCAATCCAGTACATCCCCTCCTCCAAAATCACTTGACGAATCTGCTATAGCTTCGGATGCTACAATACCTTATCTGTGCAAGACAAATTCATGTTCCAAGTGCCATAATGGAACAACTTGCTTTTGTCATTCATATATCGGGAATACTGATTTGCCTTCTATAATATTGGGAGGCGTTGAGTCGCGACTATACAGAAAGGGATGCTCACAAAGAATCCATGCGTGTGAGAGGAATTCTTTGAAAAGGAATATGTCTCTCTTAGGGGAAATCGATAAAGTGAAGGGTAAATCTCTGAATGAACTCGAGAACAAACGATTGAGAGATGTTAAGTATAGGAGCTTCAATCCTTTCCTTCAGAAAAGGAAGAGAACctatagaaaaagaaaaattataacaCCCTTGAGTGGGAGGAAATCTGATATTTTACTCAAACTTGAACATTTGCATGAACTCTCTGCAAGAAACAATCCTCGTCCTGTCGAAATTAGTCATTCTAATGAGGAACATTTAAGGCTAGTTTCGCGGCTGCCACCAGATAAAGATGAACAACAAACTTCTCTACGGTGTTCAGAATATTCTGAAAAGGATGAGGCAAAAACAGACAAGGATAATGAACTGATTGAGGAAATGTTGTCATGCAAGGAAACTGGAGTCGAAGAGAGTTTACCGTCTCTGGATCGTAAGATGGAAGTTGAAAAGGTTGATGTTGCATCACACAGTTTGTATGACACTACAACAGGGCTTCCTAGCCAACCTAATAGGGAAAGAgttattaaaattacatttgaaAGGAAGCGAAAGAGAAAAGATTTCAGTGGATCTGGCGAGAATGTTTCTCTTCGAACAGAAGAGAGAATTGGCGATAAGCAAAATGGCCATCAGGATCTAGAGCTGCCAGAGCCTGGTTTGGTGTTGGAGTCGCTAAGAGATGGTGTGTCAAACTTGGTGCTTGAGTCGAAAGTTAATAGGCAAATGGCTCTAGTTGCTCGTCAG CTTGTAGCTTTATCAGAGACAAAGTGGTGGGATTGA
- the LOC140972916 gene encoding nucleobase-ascorbate transporter 6-like, with the protein MKTQTSCRTDRAGLISAAPWIRVPYPFQWGAPSFDAGEAFAMMMTAFVALVESTGGFIAVSRYASATPLPPSILSRGVGWQGIAILLSGVFGTANGSSVSIENAGLLAMTCVGSRRVVQISAVFMLFFSVLGKFGAVFASIPTPIVAALYCLFFAYAGSAGLSFLQFCNLNSFRTKFILGLSIYLGLSVPQYFKEYTAINTYGPVHTSGRWFNDIVNVPFSSKPFVAGILAYFLDNTLHKKDGQIRKDRGKHWWDKFRTFKSDPRSEEFYSLPFHLNKHFPSV; encoded by the exons ATGAAGACCCAAACCAGCTGTAGAACGGACCGTGCTGGACTAATTAGCGCTGCTCCATG GATAAGAGTTCCATATCCCTTCCAATGGGGAGCACCTTCATTTGATGCTGGTGAAGCATTTGCCATGATGATGACAGCATTTGTTGCTCTTGTAGAG TCCACTGGTGGATTTATTGCTGTGTCCAGATATGCAAGTGCAACCCCTTTACCCCCATCTATTCTCAGCCGTGGTGTAGGGTGGCAG GGCATTGCAATCTTGTTATCTGGTGTGTTTGGAACTGCAAATGGGTCATCTGTGTCCAT TGAGAATGCTGGCCTGTTAGCGATGACATGTGTTGGCAGTCGAAGAGTAGTGCAGATATCTGCTGTATTCATGCTTTTCTTTTCTGTTCTTG GAAAATTTGGAGCAGTCTTTGCTTCAATACCGACACCTATTGTGGCTGCTTTGTACTGCCTTTTTTTTGCCTATGCTG GTTCCGCTGGTTTAAGTTTTCTCCAGTTCTGTAACCTCAACAGTTTCCGGACCAAATTCATACTAGGCCTCTCTATTTACCTGGGCTTGTCTGTGCCCCAGTACTTCAAGGAGTACACTGCCATCAACACATATGGTCCTGTTCACACATCGGGTCGATGG TTCAATGACATAGTGAACGTACCCTTTTCATCGAAACCTTTTGTGGCTGGTATTCTTGCATATTTCTTGGACAATACATTACACAAGAAGGATGGGCAGATAAGGAAAGATAGGGGCAAGCATTGGTGGGATAAATTCCGTACATTCAAGTCCGATCCAAGAAGTGAGGAATTCTATTCACTTCCTTTCCATCTTAACAAACATTTCCCATCTGTGTGA
- the LOC140972915 gene encoding uncharacterized protein: MGSSEERIVAVIMVGGPTKGTRFRPLSLNIPKPLFPLAGQPMVNHPISACKQIPNLAQVYLIGFYEEREFALFVSSTSNELKVPIRYLREDKPHGSAGGLYNFRDLIMEDNPSHIVLLNCDVCCSFPLPEMLDAHKRYGGLGTILVIKVSPESASQFGELVADPDTNELLHYTEKPETFVSDRINCGVYIFTPYIFTAIQGVSTQRKDRATLRRVSSFEALQSANRSLPTDFVRLDQDILSPLAGKKQFYVYETLDFWEQIKTPGMSLKCSGLYLAQFRFTSPHLLASGDGTKKATISGDVYIHPSAKVHPTAKIGPNVSISANARIAAGVRLVRCIILDDVEIKENAVVIHAIVGWKSSIGRWSRVQGAGDYNEKLGVTILGESVSVEDEVAVVNCIVLPNKTLNVSVREEIIL, translated from the exons ATGGGGAGTTCGGAAGAGAGAATTGTTGCTGTGATCATGGTGGGAGGACCAACTAAAG GTACCAGATTCAGACCATTGTCATTAAATATTCCAAAACCCCTGTTTCCTTTGGCTGGACAACCGATGGTTAATCATCCAATATCTGCTTGTAAACAG aTCCCAAATCTAGCACAGGTCTATCTTATTGGTTTCTATGAGGAGCGTGAATTTGCTCTTTTTGTATCTTCAACTTCTAATGAGCTCAAAGTTCCCATTCG ATACTTGCGAGAGGACAAGCCACATGGTTCTGCTGGTGGACTTTATAATTTTAGGGATCTGATCATGGAAGACAATCCG TCTCACATAGTTTTGCTGAACTGTGATGTTTGTTGCAGTTTTCCATTGCCTGAGATGCTAG ATGCCCACAAAAGATACGGGGGGCTTGGAACAATATTGGTTATCAAG GTTTCTCCTGAGTCAGCTAGCCAGTTTGGGGAACTTGTGGCTGATCCTGATACTAATGAGCTGTTGCATTACACTGAGAAACCTGAAACTTTT GTGAGTGACCGCATTAATTGCGGTGTGTACATATTTACCCCGTATATCTTTACGGCTATTCAAGGTGTATCCACTCAGCGAAAAGATAGAG CTACTTTGAGGCGTGTATCCAGCTTTGAAGCACTTCAATCTGCAAACAG GAGTCTTCCCACTGATTTTGTaagattggatcaagatattcTTTCACCACTAGCTGGGAAGAAACAATTTTATGTATATGAAACCTTGGACTTCTGGGAGCAAATCAAAACACCAGG AATGTCTCTGAAATGTTCAGGCTTATACCTAGCCCAATTTAGGTTTACCTCACCACATCTCTTGGCAAGTGGAGATGGCACCAAGAAAGCTACCATTTCGGGCGACGTATACATTCATCCATCTGCAAAAGTTCATCCAACAGCGAAG ATTGGTCCAAACGTTTCGATCTCAGCCAATGCTCGAATAGCAGCTGGTGTAAGACTTGTTCGCTGCATTATTCTTGATGATGTTGAAATCAAG GAAAATGCGGTTGTCATTCATGCAATTGTTGGTTGGAAGTCTTCCATTGGAAGGTGGTCCAGAGTACAG GGTGCAGGAGATTACAACGAGAAGCTTGGAGTTACGATTCTCG GTGAATCAGTTTCAGTGGAAGATGAAGTTGCGGTGGTCAACTGCATTGTCCTTCCAAACAAGACTCTAAACGTTAGTGTTCGTGAAGAAATCATCCTCTAA